The segment GAACCCTATTCAGATAGGAACGTTTCTTATTTCGAAACTTTTTTTTAATCTTGGCTTTGGGTAAAATCCGCTCTAAAAAACTATAGTCTATTAATGGCATGATTCCGAATTTATGCTTAAAAGTAAACATTTCCTTTTGGATAGAAAAGACTCAAAATCTTTATCAACCAATTATAACGTTATTGTTACTAAATTGCCTCTGAAATTAATCAGAAAAGAAGCATTTTCTGTTTGCTTAATTAACCTATCTTTGCCGCTTCAAAAAATGCTATATGATTACTGTTAACGACATAGCCGTTGAATTTGGCGGCACCACACTTTTTAGCGAGGTAACTTTCGCTATCAATGAAACTGATAAAATTGCCCTTATGGGTAAAAATGGCGCCGGAAAATCAACTTTACTTAAAATTGTAGCCGGAGAAAACAAACCTACACGAGGCGCAATTACAGCTCCAAAAGAAGCGGTGATAGCTTATCTGCCACAGCATTTATTGGCTGCAGATAATTGTACGGTAATGGAAGAAGCTTCAAAAGCGTTTGCTGAGGTTTTCAAAATGAGAGATGATATTGACGAAATCAACGAGCAGCTTACAATTCGCACTGATTACGAAAGTGATGAGTATATGAAGCTGATTGAGCGTGTTTCGGAGTTGAGTGAGAAATACTATTCGATTGAAGAAGTGAACTATGAAGCAGAAGTAGAGAAGGTGTTGAAAGGATTAGGATTTGAAAGAGACGATTTCAATCGCCCAACTTCTGAATTTTCGGGTGGATGGAGAATGCGTATTGAGTTGGCTAAAATTCTTTTGAAACAACCCGATTTGATTTTGCTTGATGAGCCGACGAATCACCTGGATATGGATAGTATTCAGTGGCTGGAAGATTTCTTAATCAATCAGGCGAAAGCCGTAATGGTGATTTCGCACGATAGAGCCTTTGTTGATAATATTACCAATCGTACGATAGAAGTTACGATGGGAAGAATTTATGATTACAAAGCCAAGTATTCTCATTATTTGGAGTTGCGTAAGGACAGAAGAGTTCACCAACAAAAAGCGTATGATGAACAGCAAAAATTCATCGCAGATAATCAGGCTTTTATTGATAGATTTCGTGGTACTTTTTCTAAAACAGATGCGGTTCAGTCACGCGTTAGAATGCTAGAAAAAATTGTTCCGATTGAAGTTGATGAAATCGATAATTCGGCATTGAAATTGAAATTCCCACCATCAGTTCGTTCGGGACAATATCCTGTAATTGTTCGTGATTTGGAAAAATCCTATGGCGACCATTTGATTTTTAAAGATGCTAATATGGTAATCGAGCGTGGTCAGAAGGTGGCTTTCGTGGGAAAAAATGGTGAAGGAAAATCGACTATGATTAAAGCCATCATGAAAGAAATCGAAATCAACAGCGGTAACGTTGAGGTTGGGCACAATTCACAGATTGGTTATTTTGCCCAAAACCAGGCTGCATTATTGGATGGAGATGCTACCATTTTTGAAACGATTGATAACATTGCCGTTGGTGATGTGAGAACGCAAATCAAGAATATTTTGGGAGCATTTATGTTCCATGGTGATGACATTCAGAAAAAAGTAAAAGTGCTTTCAGGTGGAGAAAAAACACGTTTGGCAATGATAAAACTATTGCTTGAACCGGTTAACTTATTGATTCTGGATGAGCCTTCTAACCATTTGGACATGAAAACCAAAGACATTATTAAAGAAGCTTTAAAAGACTTTGACGGAACGCTGATTTTAGTTTCTCACGACAGGGATTTCCTTGACGGATTAGCAACCAAAGTTTTCGAATTTGGTAACAAACGAGTAAAAGAACATTTTGAAGATATCAAAGGTTTCCTGGCTCATAAAAAGATGGAAAGTCTCAAGGAAATTGAGAAGTAACAGACACTTTTTATTTTTTGAAACTTTGTGTCTTTGATTCTTTTCGAGAAATAAAAAACAGCTCGCAAAGTCACAAAAGCGCAAAGAAAAGTTATTGTTTTTTGAGCACTAATTTATAAATAGTCGATACCAATTCCTCGGTATCATTATCCTCACAAAGCAGCAATTCGATTTGAGTTGCTGTTTTTTTGTACAATGTCAATCCTTCAAATTTATGCTTGTCACTGATTTGTATTGAATTTTCAAGCTTCATCGTTTTTAAATCGATTGTTCCGATGATACTGCCCAGAACTTCACCATCTAAATAGGTTGAGGTTGTGTCTTCGGCGGAAGCCAGAAAATAAATTTTATCATCAACTAAGATTGCATCAGTGAAAGTAGCTGGTACATTTTTGATTTTAGGCAGATTGAAAATCGTAAAGCCTATTTCTGATTTATTTCGACTATTGTAAACGGAAATTATTCCATTTTTGCCTTCAGTTCCATTACCTCTTTGAAATAAAAAAAGATTCTTTTTGTTCATAATGAATCCTTCAATATTGAATTCATCATCTGAAAAATTAAGTTGATGCTTAATCTTTTGATATAGATCGGCAATATCATTTTGTTTTACAGAATCAGCTTCAATATTGTATTGAAACGAAAGATTACGCTTTTTTGTTGAACCAGATCCAAGAATTGCAATTGCATCTCCATAAAAGGTAATTGACTCAAAATCGGGTTTATCTTTTTTGGGAATGTTTTCCTGGGCATTCTCTACCAATGGAATTTTGTTCAATTTTTCATTGGCAATATTATATTCATACAGATAGGTACTGTTATCTGAAATTATATAAAGCAAATCATTGTGATAGAGTAGGCCTGATGCTGAACCTATACCTATGATTTTGAAAAGTACCGTGAGTTGAAATTTTTCCATAGTTTTACAAATATAAATACTTACGTTATGAAAAACATAAATCCGGATGATTTTAGAGTTATCGATAAAATAGAATTGTCAAAAATTCCGACTGAGCTAAACATTGATGCCGATGATGATGAGAAAGAAGAAGAGTTATTAAAAATTCAGCAAAAGCTGAGTAAGCGACAGGATGCGATGTATGCTCACAATCGGTATGGTGTTTTGATTTGTCTGCAAGGCATGGACACCAGTGGAAAAGACAGTTTGATTCGTGAAGTTTTCAAAGAATTTAATCCGCGTGGCGTTGTGGTGCATAGTTTTAAAACTCCCAATTCAACCGAGCTTGAACACGATTATTTGTGGCGTCATTATTTAGCTTTGCCCGAAAAAGGAAAGTTTGCTGTTTTCAACAGAACACATTACGAAAATGTTTTGGTTACGCGTGTGCATCCCGAATATATTATGTTTGAGAACTTGCCCGGCATTGAAAAAGTAGAAGACATTACACCAAAATTCTGGGAAAACAGAATGGAACAAATCAATAATTTTGAAAAGCATATTGCCAATAACGGAACCCTTGTTTTGAAGTTTTATTTCCACATGAGCAAAGAAGAACAACGCAAGCGATTGTTGAAACGATTAGAAAATCCGGAAGACAACTGGAAGTTTTCGACCGGCGATTTAAAAGAGCGCGAACGTTGGGATGATTATATGAAATACTACGAAGAAGCCATCAACAATACTTCTAAAGAGCACGCACCTTGGTTTATAATTCCGGCCGATGATAAAGAAATGGCACGTGTTATTGTAGCTAAAATTATTTGGGAAGAAATGCAAAAACTTACTGATATTCAGGAACCTGAATTAGACCCAAAAGTAAAAGACAATATTGATTTGTATAAGGAACAATTGAAAGGGTAAAACGATATATCTTTGCATTCCAAAACTTCGGAAGAAAATTGCAAAATGAATTTATCCCAATACACCAAAGAGTTCTCCTATAATATGCAACTGGCGTATCCTGTAATTATTGGGATGCTTGGTCATACCTTAATTGGTATTGTCGATAACATCATGGTTGGAAAATTAGGAAGTACTGAGCTTGCTGCAGTTTCTTTGGGCAACAGTATGATTTTTGTCGCGATGTCACTTGGTATCGGATTTTCAACGGCTATTACGCCAATCGTTGCCGAAGCTGATGCCGAAAAAGACAATTCAAAAATCCGTTCGGCTTTTCATCATGGATTGTTTCTATGTGTTATTTTAGGATTTTCGCTTTTTGGATTGGTGGTTTTGGCCAAGCCGATAATGGAATTATTGCACCAGCCTAAAGAGGTAATCGCATTGGCAAAACCTTTTGTTGATTGGGTTGCTTTTTCGTTAGTTCCGCTTATCATTTATCAAGGATACAAACAGTTTGCCGATGGAATGTCGATGACCAAAGTTTCAATGTATGCCATTATCATGGCAAATATTTTGCACGTAATCATTAATTATTGTTTGATTTATGGTGTTTGGATTTTTCCAAAAATGGGAATCATTGGTGCAGCTTTAGGAACTGTCATTTCGAGGATTGCAATGGTTGTTTTTATGCACATGATTTTGTCCCGAAGAGAAAGATTAAAACAATACTTCCACGATTTTAGTTTTGATGAAATCAAGAAAGAAATGATTAAAAAAATCGTTAATCTTGGTTTGCCTTCAGCGATGCAAATGCTTTTTGAAGTGGTGCTTTTCACTGCCGGAATCTGGCTTTGTGGCAACATTGGAAAAACCAGTCAGGCTGCGAATCAGATTGCGCTGAGCTTGGCTTCCATGACGTTTATGTTTGCTATGGGTTTGAGTGTGGTTTCAATGATTAGAATCAGTACCCAAAAAGGTTTGAACGATTATAAGCAATTGGTTGTTGTGGCGCGTTCCATATTTTTATTAGCAATACTTATTGAAATTCTGTTTGCTATAATGTTTGTGGCATTGCATCAAATTTTGCCGTATTTGTTTTTAAATATGGAAAACCAATCCCAAATATTAGACAATCAGGAAGTGATTGCTATTGCGGCTAAATTGCTTTTGGTTGCTGCAGTTTTTCAGATTTCTGACGGAATTCAGGTTGTTGTTTTGGGAGCGTTGCGAGGTCTGCAGGATGTGAAGATTCCGATGTATATAACTTTCGTGGCGTATTGGATTGTTGGCTTTCCGATTTCGTTTTATCTCGGAGAGTATACTTCATTAAAAGCTGTTGGTGTTTGGATAGGATTATTGGCGGGATTGACTGCAGCTGCGGTTTTCCTGTTTATTCGATTCCATTATCTGACTAAGAAAATGATTTCAGAAAATGCTTCCAAATAATTTGTAACTTTTTTTGAGACTTGCGTATAATCACCGTATAATTTAAAAACTCAGAAAATGATACTTTCACTTATTATTGGTGTTATCTTAATTATTGTCAGCTTTACATTAAAAAACAACGAAAATCCCCTTTCCAAATTTGCAAATCTTT is part of the Flavobacterium sangjuense genome and harbors:
- a CDS encoding ABC-F family ATP-binding cassette domain-containing protein, yielding MITVNDIAVEFGGTTLFSEVTFAINETDKIALMGKNGAGKSTLLKIVAGENKPTRGAITAPKEAVIAYLPQHLLAADNCTVMEEASKAFAEVFKMRDDIDEINEQLTIRTDYESDEYMKLIERVSELSEKYYSIEEVNYEAEVEKVLKGLGFERDDFNRPTSEFSGGWRMRIELAKILLKQPDLILLDEPTNHLDMDSIQWLEDFLINQAKAVMVISHDRAFVDNITNRTIEVTMGRIYDYKAKYSHYLELRKDRRVHQQKAYDEQQKFIADNQAFIDRFRGTFSKTDAVQSRVRMLEKIVPIEVDEIDNSALKLKFPPSVRSGQYPVIVRDLEKSYGDHLIFKDANMVIERGQKVAFVGKNGEGKSTMIKAIMKEIEINSGNVEVGHNSQIGYFAQNQAALLDGDATIFETIDNIAVGDVRTQIKNILGAFMFHGDDIQKKVKVLSGGEKTRLAMIKLLLEPVNLLILDEPSNHLDMKTKDIIKEALKDFDGTLILVSHDRDFLDGLATKVFEFGNKRVKEHFEDIKGFLAHKKMESLKEIEK
- a CDS encoding DUF6929 family protein; its protein translation is MEKFQLTVLFKIIGIGSASGLLYHNDLLYIISDNSTYLYEYNIANEKLNKIPLVENAQENIPKKDKPDFESITFYGDAIAILGSGSTKKRNLSFQYNIEADSVKQNDIADLYQKIKHQLNFSDDEFNIEGFIMNKKNLFLFQRGNGTEGKNGIISVYNSRNKSEIGFTIFNLPKIKNVPATFTDAILVDDKIYFLASAEDTTSTYLDGEVLGSIIGTIDLKTMKLENSIQISDKHKFEGLTLYKKTATQIELLLCEDNDTEELVSTIYKLVLKKQ
- a CDS encoding PPK2 family polyphosphate kinase, with the protein product MKNINPDDFRVIDKIELSKIPTELNIDADDDEKEEELLKIQQKLSKRQDAMYAHNRYGVLICLQGMDTSGKDSLIREVFKEFNPRGVVVHSFKTPNSTELEHDYLWRHYLALPEKGKFAVFNRTHYENVLVTRVHPEYIMFENLPGIEKVEDITPKFWENRMEQINNFEKHIANNGTLVLKFYFHMSKEEQRKRLLKRLENPEDNWKFSTGDLKERERWDDYMKYYEEAINNTSKEHAPWFIIPADDKEMARVIVAKIIWEEMQKLTDIQEPELDPKVKDNIDLYKEQLKG
- a CDS encoding MATE family efflux transporter, which produces MNLSQYTKEFSYNMQLAYPVIIGMLGHTLIGIVDNIMVGKLGSTELAAVSLGNSMIFVAMSLGIGFSTAITPIVAEADAEKDNSKIRSAFHHGLFLCVILGFSLFGLVVLAKPIMELLHQPKEVIALAKPFVDWVAFSLVPLIIYQGYKQFADGMSMTKVSMYAIIMANILHVIINYCLIYGVWIFPKMGIIGAALGTVISRIAMVVFMHMILSRRERLKQYFHDFSFDEIKKEMIKKIVNLGLPSAMQMLFEVVLFTAGIWLCGNIGKTSQAANQIALSLASMTFMFAMGLSVVSMIRISTQKGLNDYKQLVVVARSIFLLAILIEILFAIMFVALHQILPYLFLNMENQSQILDNQEVIAIAAKLLLVAAVFQISDGIQVVVLGALRGLQDVKIPMYITFVAYWIVGFPISFYLGEYTSLKAVGVWIGLLAGLTAAAVFLFIRFHYLTKKMISENASK